The Patescibacteria group bacterium genome segment TGATGCGGGATTTTATTAGTAATCCGGTAGAATCGTTTTCTACGGTGTAGAGGTTTTGGTTGATGTCAAAAACCAACCGGTAGTTGGCTTGAGTGGTAACGGCTTGCTGTTGGGCGTAACGCAAATCAGAAGTCAAATCGCGCGCCGCGCCTTGCAACTGTAGGCTGACAGTGAAACTTTGATAGTAAGGCAAACCGACCCCGGTAATAATGCCAAGCAGAGCGATTACCACTACCAATTCCAATAAAGAAAAGCCGGCCAGATTGGACCGGACGGCTAAAGAACCGGTAGGGCAGGATTTTTTTTCTAGTTTACTCATATTGCATAATGTGCCCGTCATCTTCGCGTTCGGGCGATGATGCGGGAGTATAGGGGGCTGGGTTAGAATTGCGAGGTCATGGAATAGATTGGCAGAATAATGGCGATAGCCAAACCGCCGACACCGAAACCCATTAAGATCATTAGTAACGGCTCGATTATGGTCGGTAGCGATTCCATGGTTTGTTCCACTTCCTCCTGATAAAATTCCGCCAGGTTTTTTAATACCGCATCCAGCGAACCGGTTTCTTCTCCGACCGCCACCATTTGGATGATAATAACCGGAAAAACTTTGTATTGTTTAAAAACGTCAGCCAGTTTGATGCCCTTTTTTATTTTCTCTGACGCCTCCATCAGCGCTTGCCGGTAAACCGCGTTGGACATTATCCTGGCGGTAATTTTTAAGCTGTCAGGAATGGGGATATCGGTTTGGATCAGGGAGCTTAAAGCCGAGGACATTCTGGCGATGTTGATTTTGACGGAAATCGGGCCGACGATGGGCGTTCTAAGTATCAGTTGATGCCACATCAGGCGTAATGGCCCGGAACGGGTGAGGCGCCAGAAGAGAATAAAAATCAGAATAATTAGCGGTCCCAGGATTAAGCCATTGGTTGTAACAAAGTTGCTGATGGTTATGAGTATTTTGGTGGGCAAGGGCAAGCCGGCTTCAAGATCTTTAAACATCAAGGTAATGTTGGGCAGGACATAAATCATGACAAAAATGCTTAGGGCGATCATGGCGCAGACGATGATGATCGGGTAGATCATGGCGTTTTTAATTTTGCTTTTGATGGTGTGATCTTTTTTGAGCTGGATGTATAGATTATTCAGTACGCCTTCCAGATTACCAGAGGCTTCGCCGGCGGCAATCATATTGACGAACATTTCTCCGAAATCGCGCTGATAGGGCAACAAAGCGTCGGCAAAGCTTTTGCCCCCGCGGATTTGCTGTTGTATTTCACCCAGAACCGTTTTCAATTTGGCGCTCTTGCCTTGCTCTGAGAGAATATTTAAGGCGTCAGCCAACGGCAGGCCGGCTTTGATCATAACAAACAGGTTTTGCAACATGAAGATTTTCGCCGTTTCCGGCACGCGTTGCAGATTGATGAACATTTGATTTAAGTTCGCCATAGGTGTTTGTTATTCTTTGGTTACCCTCAGCACTTCCTCAATGGAAGTGACGCCTGTTTTAGCCTTGATAAAGCCGTCCAGCATGATTGTTGCCATGCCGTTTTCAATTGCGGCTTTCTGTAATTCATCACGTGTCGCTTTGCTTAGGATCATGGCCGATATCTTGTCGCTTATCTCCAATGTTTCATAAATGCCGATGCGTCCTTTGTAACCGGAATTATCGCATTGTTGGCAGCCGCGGCCACGGAAAAACAAAGTATCTTTGAGTTTTTGTTTCTTGCCTAGCATGCCCAAATTCGACAGGCTTTTTTCCACCTCGCTTAGATTGAATTCCTTTTCCAATTCCATAACGCCTTTTTTGTCCAAGTTGTAGCTTTCAATGCAGTTTTTACAGATTTTTCGGACCAGGCGTTGGGCGATAATCAAGTTCAGGGTTGAAGAAATTAAAAATGTCGGCACATTCATATCAGTCAAGCGGGGGATGGAAGTAGCCGCGTCATTGGTGTGCAGGGTGGATAAGACCAAATGGCCGGTCATGGCGGCATTTATGGCGATGTCGGCGGTTTCATTATCACGGATTTCTCCGACCAGGATGATATTCGGATCTTGGCGCAAGAAAGAACGCAAAGCCGCAGCAAAAGTGAAGCCGATTTTGGGCTGGACCTGGCATTGGTTGATGCCGGGCATTTTGTATTCAATCGGGTCTTCAACCGTGGAAATATTTACTTCCGGCTTATTCAAAACTTGCAACATGGTGTACAGGGTGGTGGTTTTGCCGGAACCGGTCGGACCGGTAACCAAAATCATGCCATGCGGTTTGGCGATGTTGCGTTTAACTACATCTAATGATTGAGGTTGAAAGCCTAGCTGTTCCAAAGTCATTTGCTGAGCCGTATCGGGTAGGAGGCGCAAGACGGCTTTTTCGCCGTCAAAAGTCGGAACAATGGAGACACGGAAAGAGACTTGGTAGTCTTGGCTTTTTATTTTGAAACGGCCGTCTTGGGGTAGGCGGTGTTCGTCTAATTTTAAGTTAGACAGGATTTTGATTCTGGCGATAATGCCG includes the following:
- a CDS encoding GspH/FimT family pseudopilin produces the protein MSKLEKKSCPTGSLAVRSNLAGFSLLELVVVIALLGIITGVGLPYYQSFTVSLQLQGAARDLTSDLRYAQQQAVTTQANYRLVFDINQNLYTVENDSTGLLIKSRIIKSPIILESTTLASSTAIFNATGAAVSSGNVILSNSNGRRATIDIKPSGYAQISFSK
- a CDS encoding type II secretion system F family protein; translated protein: MANLNQMFINLQRVPETAKIFMLQNLFVMIKAGLPLADALNILSEQGKSAKLKTVLGEIQQQIRGGKSFADALLPYQRDFGEMFVNMIAAGEASGNLEGVLNNLYIQLKKDHTIKSKIKNAMIYPIIIVCAMIALSIFVMIYVLPNITLMFKDLEAGLPLPTKILITISNFVTTNGLILGPLIILIFILFWRLTRSGPLRLMWHQLILRTPIVGPISVKINIARMSSALSSLIQTDIPIPDSLKITARIMSNAVYRQALMEASEKIKKGIKLADVFKQYKVFPVIIIQMVAVGEETGSLDAVLKNLAEFYQEEVEQTMESLPTIIEPLLMILMGFGVGGLAIAIILPIYSMTSQF
- a CDS encoding ATPase, T2SS/T4P/T4SS family, coding for MLNQKDLEEILLQSKILETKQIKEYSDKARQANKKLEDFLVDKKIIAPNLLYESAAKYYDLPYIDLKNQTIRKDILFTIPEVTASAHKTIAFDKTTKELKVATLDISNIELFDFLAKKTGLEVLLHLTSPDNIKDALKQYHKGLSADIKTIEEEGSEEKPENLKSLAQDLPVVRIVDTLLEYAILEKASDIHIEPSDQDVAVRYRIDGMLRKVMTLPKTAHAGIIARIKILSNLKLDEHRLPQDGRFKIKSQDYQVSFRVSIVPTFDGEKAVLRLLPDTAQQMTLEQLGFQPQSLDVVKRNIAKPHGMILVTGPTGSGKTTTLYTMLQVLNKPEVNISTVEDPIEYKMPGINQCQVQPKIGFTFAAALRSFLRQDPNIILVGEIRDNETADIAINAAMTGHLVLSTLHTNDAATSIPRLTDMNVPTFLISSTLNLIIAQRLVRKICKNCIESYNLDKKGVMELEKEFNLSEVEKSLSNLGMLGKKQKLKDTLFFRGRGCQQCDNSGYKGRIGIYETLEISDKISAMILSKATRDELQKAAIENGMATIMLDGFIKAKTGVTSIEEVLRVTKE